In Miscanthus floridulus cultivar M001 chromosome 5, ASM1932011v1, whole genome shotgun sequence, one genomic interval encodes:
- the LOC136450095 gene encoding uncharacterized protein isoform X2, translating to MRRVALLLLLVCAVARAAAVVTDAKRMEPWSLAPLSSSERQLRGWPAQVGAGERNGGVGRQRHPALGDLRLRGVHRVGAQAGRHAAGGAAGRARGAPRQRGLHPAAPGRDARRLLRHHLQRGADVRAGGDAQRVGEPRVGGAPHADHLRQQRLGLVRLGLQGQVRRRDARHPQPRRGGGPRLRPAHRRRRHPGAVPAHAGQGQHAQERRLRGGPLLPAQRVVGRARAAQHRGRPLAAARLDDRLLQGRQVRGRRALRRAPGRARRRAGGRQGERAGPGGAHRAGVDLPPRLRRGGLRRRMHGIHGRRGLRGARHRQGAVRVQGHRWVQARRARLHGHRQPHPRRLPEHLLPHEGRRRALRPARR from the exons ATGCGGCGCGTCGCGCTGTTGTTGCTCCTCGTATGCGCGGTGGCGCGGGCTGCCGCGGTCGTCACCGACG cgaagcgaatggagCCATGGAGCCTAGCACCACT GTCTTCTTCCGAACGGCAACTTCGAGGATGGCCCGCCCAAGTCGGCGCTGGTGAACGGAACGGTGGTGTCGGGCGCCAACGCCATCCCGCGCTGGGAGACCTCCGGCTTCGTGGAGTACATCGAGTCGGGGCACAAGCAGGGCGACATGCTGCTGGTGGTGCCGCAGGGCGCGCACGCGGTGCGCCTCGGCAACGAGGCCTCCATCCGGCAGCGCCTGGCCGTGACGCGCGGCGCCTACTACGCCATCACCTTCAGCGCGGCGCGGACGTGCGCGCAGGCGGAGACGCTCAACGTGTCGGTGAGCCCCGAGTGGGGGGTGCTCCCCATGCAGACCATCTACGGCAGCAACGGCTGGGACTCGTACGCCTGGGCCTTCAAGGCCAAGTTCGACGCCGTGACGCTCGTCATCCACAACCCCGGCGTGGAGGAGGACCCCGCCTGCGGCCCGCTCATCGACGGCGTCGCCATCCGGGCGCTGTACCCGCCCACGCTGGTCAGGGGCAACATGCTCAAGAACGGCGGCTTCGAGGAGGGCCCCTACTTCCTGCCCAACGCGTCGTGGGGCGTGCTCGTGCCGCCCAACATCGAGGACGACCACTCGCCGCTGCCCGCCTGGATGATCGTCTCCTCCAAGGCCGTCAAGTACGTGGACGCCGCGCACTTCGCCGTGCCCCAGGGCGCGCGCGCCGTCGAGCTGGTGGGCGGCAGGGAGAGCGCGCTGGTCCAGGAGGTGCGCACCGTGCCGGGGTGGACCTACCGCCTCGCCTTCGCCGTGGGGGACTCCGGCGACGGATGCACGGGATCCATGGTCGCCGAGGCCTACGCGGCGCGCGCCACCGTCAAGGTGCCGTACGAGTCCAAGGGCACCGGTGGGTACAAGCGCGCCGTGCTCGACTTCACGGCCATCGCCAACCGCACCCGCGTCGTCTTCCAGAGCACCTTCTACCACATGAAGGCCGACGGCGCGCTCTGCGGCCCGCTCGTCGATGA
- the LOC136450095 gene encoding BIIDXI-like protein At5g11420 isoform X1, producing MRRVALLLLLVCAVARAAAVVTDGLLPNGNFEDGPPKSALVNGTVVSGANAIPRWETSGFVEYIESGHKQGDMLLVVPQGAHAVRLGNEASIRQRLAVTRGAYYAITFSAARTCAQAETLNVSVSPEWGVLPMQTIYGSNGWDSYAWAFKAKFDAVTLVIHNPGVEEDPACGPLIDGVAIRALYPPTLVRGNMLKNGGFEEGPYFLPNASWGVLVPPNIEDDHSPLPAWMIVSSKAVKYVDAAHFAVPQGARAVELVGGRESALVQEVRTVPGWTYRLAFAVGDSGDGCTGSMVAEAYAARATVKVPYESKGTGGYKRAVLDFTAIANRTRVVFQSTFYHMKADGALCGPLVDDASLVGLRKKPAAGRRLLQFL from the exons ATGCGGCGCGTCGCGCTGTTGTTGCTCCTCGTATGCGCGGTGGCGCGGGCTGCCGCGGTCGTCACCGACG GTCTTCTTCCGAACGGCAACTTCGAGGATGGCCCGCCCAAGTCGGCGCTGGTGAACGGAACGGTGGTGTCGGGCGCCAACGCCATCCCGCGCTGGGAGACCTCCGGCTTCGTGGAGTACATCGAGTCGGGGCACAAGCAGGGCGACATGCTGCTGGTGGTGCCGCAGGGCGCGCACGCGGTGCGCCTCGGCAACGAGGCCTCCATCCGGCAGCGCCTGGCCGTGACGCGCGGCGCCTACTACGCCATCACCTTCAGCGCGGCGCGGACGTGCGCGCAGGCGGAGACGCTCAACGTGTCGGTGAGCCCCGAGTGGGGGGTGCTCCCCATGCAGACCATCTACGGCAGCAACGGCTGGGACTCGTACGCCTGGGCCTTCAAGGCCAAGTTCGACGCCGTGACGCTCGTCATCCACAACCCCGGCGTGGAGGAGGACCCCGCCTGCGGCCCGCTCATCGACGGCGTCGCCATCCGGGCGCTGTACCCGCCCACGCTGGTCAGGGGCAACATGCTCAAGAACGGCGGCTTCGAGGAGGGCCCCTACTTCCTGCCCAACGCGTCGTGGGGCGTGCTCGTGCCGCCCAACATCGAGGACGACCACTCGCCGCTGCCCGCCTGGATGATCGTCTCCTCCAAGGCCGTCAAGTACGTGGACGCCGCGCACTTCGCCGTGCCCCAGGGCGCGCGCGCCGTCGAGCTGGTGGGCGGCAGGGAGAGCGCGCTGGTCCAGGAGGTGCGCACCGTGCCGGGGTGGACCTACCGCCTCGCCTTCGCCGTGGGGGACTCCGGCGACGGATGCACGGGATCCATGGTCGCCGAGGCCTACGCGGCGCGCGCCACCGTCAAGGTGCCGTACGAGTCCAAGGGCACCGGTGGGTACAAGCGCGCCGTGCTCGACTTCACGGCCATCGCCAACCGCACCCGCGTCGTCTTCCAGAGCACCTTCTACCACATGAAGGCCGACGGCGCGCTCTGCGGCCCGCTCGTCGATGACGCCTCGCTCGTCGGCCTGCGCAAGAagcccgccgccggccgccgcctgcTGCAGTTCCTGTAA